In a genomic window of Rhodovulum sp. P5:
- the ftsY gene encoding signal recognition particle-docking protein FtsY: MAPDEPAAPPEDPTPEPGPSPEPEPNPVPAPEPEPAPEPEPLPEPEPVPEPEPVPTPEPQQPPAPADIPPPPVEVPPSPPVELPQAPAEVPAAPPIEMPPSAPVEMPYEKSISALEALEQGGEAEEVVEDAPRKGFLGRVLGGGERKKVVIRRELDDDMLESLEELLITADMGVDTAMRVTANMAEGRFGKRLSVDEIKDLLAHEIAQIMEPVARPMPLYPKKPQVVLVVGVNGSGKTTTIGKLASQFRAAGKSVVIAAGDTFRAAAVEQLQVWGDRAGVPVMTAPEGSDPASLAFDAMARAEEEGYDLLMIDTAGRLQNRADLMAELEKIVRVIRKRDETAPHNTLLVLDATTGQNALSQVEIFQKLADVSGLVMTKLDGTAKGGVLVALADKFGLPIHAIGVGEQIDDLAPFEPEDFANALAGIDA, translated from the coding sequence GTGGCACCGGACGAACCGGCCGCCCCGCCCGAGGACCCCACGCCCGAACCTGGGCCGTCGCCAGAGCCCGAGCCGAACCCCGTGCCCGCACCGGAGCCTGAACCGGCGCCCGAACCCGAACCCCTGCCCGAACCAGAGCCCGTGCCCGAACCGGAACCGGTTCCGACGCCCGAGCCTCAGCAGCCTCCCGCCCCGGCAGACATCCCGCCCCCGCCAGTCGAGGTGCCGCCCTCGCCGCCCGTGGAGCTTCCCCAGGCACCGGCGGAAGTGCCCGCTGCCCCGCCCATCGAAATGCCGCCCTCGGCCCCGGTGGAGATGCCCTATGAAAAGTCCATCTCGGCGCTGGAGGCACTGGAACAGGGCGGAGAGGCCGAGGAGGTGGTGGAGGATGCCCCGCGCAAGGGCTTCCTTGGCCGGGTGCTGGGCGGGGGTGAGCGCAAGAAGGTCGTCATCCGGCGTGAACTTGACGACGACATGCTGGAAAGCCTTGAGGAACTGCTGATCACGGCCGACATGGGCGTCGACACCGCGATGCGCGTCACCGCCAACATGGCAGAGGGACGGTTCGGCAAACGCCTCTCGGTGGACGAGATCAAGGATCTTCTGGCCCACGAGATCGCGCAGATCATGGAACCCGTGGCCCGCCCGATGCCGCTTTATCCGAAAAAGCCTCAGGTCGTTTTGGTGGTGGGGGTGAACGGGTCGGGCAAGACGACCACCATCGGCAAGCTGGCCAGCCAGTTCCGCGCCGCGGGCAAGTCGGTGGTCATCGCCGCGGGCGACACCTTCCGCGCTGCGGCCGTCGAACAGCTTCAGGTCTGGGGCGACCGGGCCGGGGTGCCGGTGATGACGGCGCCCGAAGGATCGGACCCCGCCAGCCTTGCCTTCGACGCGATGGCCCGGGCTGAGGAAGAGGGCTATGACCTTCTGATGATCGACACCGCCGGGCGGCTTCAGAACCGGGCCGACCTGATGGCAGAGCTTGAAAAGATCGTCCGCGTGATCCGCAAGCGGGACGAAACCGCGCCGCACAACACGCTTCTGGTGCTGGACGCGACGACCGGGCAGAACGCGCTGAGCCAGGTGGAGATCTTCCAGAAGCTTGCCGATGTCTCCGGCTTGGTGATGACCAAACTCGACGGAACCGCCAAGGGGGGCGTTCTGGTGGCGCTGGCCGACAAGTTCGGCCTGCCGATCCACGCCATCGGCGTCGGGGAACAGATCGACGATCTTGCCCCGTTCGAACCCGAAGACTTCGCCAACGCGCTGGCGGGGATAGATGCGTAA
- the xseA gene encoding exodeoxyribonuclease VII large subunit: protein MSDLIDDEGPGPNAPEYSVSEISGAVKRTVEGAFSNVRVRGEVGRVSRPRSGHIYLDLKDERNVLAAVIWKGAAGRLSTQPEEGMEVVATGRLTTFGGQSRYQMVIEDLAPAGQGALMVMLEKRKAALAAEGLFAAERKKDLPYLPAVIGVVTSPSGAVIRDILHRLRDRFPRHVLIWPVAVQGAACAPEVARAIRGFNALAPGGPVPRPDLLIVARGGGSLEDLWGFNEEIVVRAAAESDIPLISAVGHETDTTLIDHAADRRAPTPTAAAEMAVPVRLELSAWVDGQEARRSRATLRLLQQHRQRLADLSRALPRPETLLQAAAQRLDRASERLPAALSARIARERLRLSEASAALRPSALRRRIAEEARRLADRAGRVEPALARLLRDRRLSLEAAARRLRPDALQRRVETDRRELARLERRLGAALAADIDRRRTRLDALERMRQGLSYTETLRRGYAVVRSGDAVITTKSAAEAAPRLEIEFQDGRLDVGGRPARRSRKSDPEPGQGSLF, encoded by the coding sequence ATGTCCGACCTGATCGATGACGAGGGCCCCGGCCCGAACGCCCCTGAATACTCCGTCTCGGAAATCTCCGGTGCCGTGAAACGCACGGTCGAGGGGGCGTTTTCCAATGTCCGCGTGCGCGGCGAGGTCGGGCGCGTCAGCCGTCCCCGCTCCGGCCACATCTATCTGGACCTCAAGGACGAACGGAACGTGCTGGCCGCGGTGATCTGGAAGGGGGCGGCCGGTCGCCTCTCCACCCAGCCCGAGGAGGGGATGGAGGTTGTCGCGACCGGCCGCCTGACGACCTTCGGCGGCCAGTCGCGCTATCAGATGGTGATCGAGGATCTCGCACCCGCGGGGCAGGGCGCGCTGATGGTCATGCTGGAAAAGCGCAAGGCGGCCCTTGCCGCCGAGGGGCTGTTCGCCGCCGAGCGCAAGAAGGACCTGCCCTATCTGCCCGCGGTGATCGGGGTCGTGACCTCGCCCTCGGGCGCGGTGATCCGCGATATCCTGCACCGGTTGCGCGACCGGTTTCCCCGCCATGTGCTGATCTGGCCCGTCGCCGTGCAGGGCGCGGCCTGCGCGCCAGAGGTCGCCCGCGCAATCCGGGGCTTCAACGCGCTGGCCCCGGGCGGCCCGGTCCCGCGGCCCGATCTGCTGATCGTGGCGCGCGGCGGCGGCAGCCTTGAGGATCTGTGGGGCTTCAACGAGGAAATCGTGGTGCGCGCCGCGGCGGAGTCCGACATCCCGCTGATCTCGGCGGTGGGGCATGAAACCGACACCACGCTGATCGACCATGCCGCCGACCGGCGCGCGCCCACGCCCACCGCGGCGGCGGAAATGGCCGTGCCCGTGCGGCTGGAACTAAGCGCCTGGGTCGACGGGCAGGAGGCGCGGCGGTCGCGTGCAACGCTTCGCCTGTTGCAGCAGCACCGGCAGCGGCTGGCCGATTTGTCCCGCGCGCTGCCCCGGCCCGAGACGCTGCTGCAGGCGGCGGCCCAGCGGCTTGACCGCGCGTCGGAGCGTTTGCCGGCGGCACTCAGCGCCCGGATTGCGCGCGAACGGCTGCGCCTGTCAGAGGCCTCTGCGGCCCTGCGCCCCTCTGCCCTGCGCCGCCGGATCGCGGAAGAGGCGCGCCGGCTTGCCGACCGGGCCGGCAGGGTCGAGCCCGCGCTTGCCCGTCTGCTGCGGGATCGGCGTCTGTCGCTGGAGGCCGCCGCGCGGCGCCTGAGGCCCGACGCGCTGCAGCGCCGGGTCGAGACCGACCGGCGCGAGCTGGCCCGGCTTGAGAGGCGCCTTGGCGCGGCCCTTGCGGCCGACATCGACCGCCGTCGCACGCGGCTGGATGCGCTGGAGCGCATGCGGCAGGGCCTCAGCTACACCGAAACGCTGCGCCGGGGCTATGCCGTGGTCCGCAGTGGTGACGCGGTCATCACGACCAAGTCTGCGGCCGAGGCCGCCCCAAGGCTGGAGATCGAGTTTCAGGACGGACGGCTGGACGTGGGCGGACGCCCCGCAAGGCGCAGCCGCAAGTCCGACCCCGAACCGGGGCAGGGCAGCCTGTTCTGA
- a CDS encoding peptidoglycan-binding protein → MQRRAFLAFPLALAAGPALAAPLVAPDWLRIGFNAFDKPRRRKMQDELRIADLYAASVDGRYGPGTEAALVDGAALLARNSGGALRIDLTHPDSVSTYLNALARGHLAPYLYGEGDECDGC, encoded by the coding sequence ATGCAACGACGCGCCTTTCTGGCCTTTCCGCTTGCCCTTGCTGCCGGGCCCGCGCTGGCCGCCCCTCTCGTCGCGCCGGACTGGCTGCGGATCGGCTTCAACGCCTTCGACAAACCCCGCCGCCGCAAGATGCAGGACGAATTGCGGATTGCAGACCTCTATGCTGCGTCCGTCGACGGCCGTTATGGCCCGGGGACAGAGGCCGCCCTGGTCGACGGGGCCGCGCTGCTGGCCCGAAACTCGGGCGGCGCCTTGCGCATCGACCTGACCCATCCCGACAGCGTGTCGACCTATCTGAACGCGTTGGCCCGCGGCCATCTGGCGCCGTACCTGTACGGGGAGGGGGATGAGTGCGACGGCTGTTGA
- the purD gene encoding phosphoribosylamine--glycine ligase, which yields MNILILGGGGREHALAWAILQNPKCDRLIAAPGNAGIADIAECAALDIEDGGAVAAFAEENAIDFVVIGPEAPLAAGVADRLRAAGILCFGPSQAAAALESSKSFTKAICDACGAPTAAYAHFTDADAAKDYVRAQGAPIVVKADGLAAGKGVIVAETMDQAVDAIDDMFGGSFGDAGAEVVIEEFMEGEEASFFVLCDGTDVLPIGTAQDHKRAGDGDTGPNTGGMGAYSPAPAMTQAVCDKALNEIVTPTMAEMARRGTPYTGVLYVGLMIADGQPRLVEYNVRFGDPECQVLMMRLGGQVLDLLLACAEGRLAEARVNWADDHAMTVVMAAKGYPGAYEKGSVIAGLEALPEDSMNMVFHAGTKRIDGKVTAAGGRVLNVTARGASLAEARDRAYGMVDRIDWPEGMFRRDIGWRAL from the coding sequence ATGAACATTCTCATCCTTGGCGGTGGCGGGCGGGAACATGCCCTGGCCTGGGCCATCCTGCAAAATCCGAAATGCGACCGCCTGATCGCCGCGCCCGGGAATGCCGGGATCGCCGATATCGCCGAATGTGCCGCGCTGGATATCGAGGATGGCGGCGCCGTTGCCGCCTTTGCCGAGGAAAACGCCATCGACTTCGTCGTGATCGGCCCCGAGGCGCCGCTGGCCGCTGGCGTCGCGGACCGGTTGCGCGCCGCGGGCATCCTGTGTTTCGGCCCCTCACAGGCCGCCGCGGCGCTGGAAAGTTCCAAGTCCTTCACCAAGGCGATTTGCGATGCCTGCGGCGCACCCACCGCGGCCTATGCGCATTTCACCGATGCCGATGCGGCGAAAGACTACGTTCGCGCCCAGGGCGCCCCCATCGTCGTCAAGGCCGACGGGCTGGCCGCGGGCAAGGGGGTGATCGTCGCCGAAACCATGGATCAGGCGGTGGACGCCATCGACGACATGTTTGGCGGCAGCTTCGGCGACGCGGGCGCAGAGGTGGTGATCGAGGAGTTCATGGAGGGCGAGGAAGCTTCCTTCTTCGTGCTGTGCGACGGAACGGATGTCCTGCCCATCGGCACCGCGCAGGACCACAAGCGCGCGGGCGACGGCGACACCGGCCCCAATACCGGCGGCATGGGGGCCTATTCGCCCGCCCCGGCGATGACGCAGGCCGTGTGCGACAAGGCGTTGAACGAGATCGTCACGCCGACCATGGCCGAGATGGCCCGGCGCGGCACGCCCTATACCGGGGTCCTCTATGTCGGCCTGATGATCGCAGACGGGCAGCCGCGGCTGGTGGAATACAATGTCCGCTTCGGCGACCCGGAATGTCAGGTGCTGATGATGCGCCTTGGCGGTCAGGTGCTGGACCTGCTGCTGGCCTGTGCCGAGGGGCGCCTGGCCGAGGCCCGCGTGAACTGGGCCGACGACCACGCGATGACCGTGGTGATGGCGGCCAAGGGGTATCCCGGCGCCTATGAAAAGGGATCCGTCATCGCGGGGCTGGAGGCGCTGCCCGAGGACAGCATGAACATGGTGTTCCACGCAGGGACGAAACGGATCGACGGCAAGGTCACCGCAGCGGGCGGCCGGGTGCTGAACGTCACCGCCCGCGGCGCGAGCCTGGCCGAGGCACGCGACCGGGCCTATGGCATGGTGGACCGGATCGACTGGCCCGAAGGCATGTTCCGCCGCGACATCGGCTGGCGGGCGCTTTGA
- a CDS encoding VCBS repeat-containing protein, with the protein MRGAAVFLAALLAAPAGAEIVSARYGDPTTRYAHGVLGDDVEYGALVLHMGDGTRRRVVLPQTRVFEDTAPRLADLDGDGRAEVIAVESDLAQGARLSIYGPDGLIAATPFIGTPYRWLAPVGAADLDGDGWVEIAYVDRPHLARVLRIWRFKDGQFAEIAQADGVTNHRIGDEVISGGVRDCGTGPEMVLADPDWSRIVIARLRAGRVEARSLARPATRDEFRAVLACR; encoded by the coding sequence ATGCGGGGCGCGGCCGTCTTTCTGGCCGCGCTTCTGGCCGCGCCGGCGGGGGCCGAAATCGTTTCGGCCCGCTACGGTGACCCGACGACCCGCTACGCCCATGGCGTGCTGGGCGATGACGTGGAATACGGCGCGCTGGTGCTGCACATGGGCGACGGCACCCGGCGGCGGGTCGTGCTCCCCCAGACGCGGGTGTTCGAGGATACCGCACCGCGTCTGGCCGATCTCGACGGTGACGGCAGGGCAGAGGTCATCGCGGTGGAAAGCGATCTTGCCCAAGGTGCCCGGCTGTCGATCTACGGGCCCGACGGGCTGATCGCCGCGACGCCCTTCATCGGCACGCCCTATCGCTGGCTGGCGCCTGTCGGCGCGGCCGATCTGGATGGCGACGGTTGGGTCGAGATCGCCTATGTCGACCGGCCGCATCTGGCGCGCGTGCTGCGCATCTGGCGGTTCAAGGACGGGCAGTTTGCCGAGATTGCACAAGCCGACGGGGTGACCAATCACCGGATCGGGGACGAGGTGATCTCGGGCGGGGTGCGCGACTGCGGCACGGGGCCAGAGATGGTGCTTGCCGATCCTGACTGGTCCCGAATCGTCATTGCCCGTTTGCGTGCTGGCCGGGTCGAGGCCCGAAGCCTTGCCAGACCCGCAACACGAGACGAATTCAGGGCCGTTCTGGCCTGTCGCTAG